CCGACGGCTGGGGCGCGGCGTCAGCCCGTCAGGCGGCTGAGGAAGCGCGCCGCGCGGATCGGCTTGCGCGCTCTCGCCTGGCGCTCGCCCCGGCCGCCGACGTAGAGCCAGCCGAGGAGCTCCTCCTGCGGCTCGAGCCGGTGCGCGCGGTGCACGGGACGGCTGCGGGTCTGGAGGCCGGTGCGCCAGAACACGCCCCAGCCGGCCTCGTCGAGGACGAGGCTCAGCGCGTGCGCGACGCCGGAGGCGACGGCCTCCTGCTCCCAGTCGGGCACCTTGCGGCTCGGCTTGGGGGAGAAGACGATCGCGAGGACGAGGGGCGCGCGGCGGGCCTTGCGCACCTGCTTCTCCACGGCATTCCCGGCGCCGCCCTCGGCCTCCGCGAGCGCCTCGCCGAGCCGGCGGCGCGCCTTGCCGCGCAGCTCGATGATGCGCCATGGGTGCAGCGCCGAGTGGTCGGCGACGGAGCCCGCCGCCTCGATGAGGCGGAGGAGCTCCTTGCGGCCGGGGGCCTCCTCGGTCACCGAGGACTGCGAGCGGCGCCGCAGCATGGCCGCCGCCGCGGGGCGGGGCTCGCGGCTCATTCGGCCTGGAAGCCGAGGGAGAGCGAGTTCATGCAGTAGCGGAGGCCGGTGGGCGTGCCGAAGCCGTCGTCGAAGACGTGGCCGAGGTGGGAGCCGCACCGCGCGCAGCGGACCTCGGTGCGCACCATGCCGAGGGAGCGGTCCTCGATGAGCTGGACCGCCTCCGGGTCGACGGAGTCGTAGAAGCTCGGCCAGCCGCAGCCGGAGTCGAACTTCGTGCCGCTCTTGAAGAGCTCCGCGTCGCACGCCGCACAGGTGTAGAGCCCGGCGCGCGCCTCGTCGAGGAGCTCGCCCGTCCAGGCGCGCTCGGTGCCGGCCTCGCGGAGCACCTTGTACTGCTCGGGCGTGAGCTCCTCACGCCACTGCTCGTCGCTCTTCTCGACGTCGTAGCCCATGTCGTCCTCCTCGGATCTCGGACGGAAGTCCCGATCTATTCAACACCGCGCCGCCCGCATTGTTCCGAGCGGGCGGCGGCGCGTGACGTCGTGCGACGCCGGGCGGGAGAGGATGACGGCATGCCGGATCCCCGCACCGCCGCCTGGTACGAGCGCGCCGCCACCCGCGATCTCCTCGGGCACAGCGCCGTGCACGTCGCCTGGGCGGCGGGCGTCGCGGGGGATGCCGAGGTGCTCGAGCGGATCGAGCGGCTCCCGCTGCCGCAGCGGCAGCCCTCCCTCCTCTTCTCGCTCGCGGGCTGGCTGGGGGCGCCCGGCGGCGCCGACTACCCGGCGTTCCGCGACTGGCTGCTCGAGGCGTGGCCGCGGCTCGAGGCGGCGGCGCCGGGGCGCACGACCCAGACGAACGAGGTCATGCGCTGCGCACCGCTCCTCGCCGCGCTCGACCGCATCCCGGGGGATCTCGCGCTCCTCGAGATCGGCGCCTCGGCGGGGCTGTGCCTGCTGCCCGACCGCTACGGCATCCGCTTCGACGGCGCGGCCCCGCTCGGGCCGGGCGAGCCGCGCCTCGACTGCACGACGACGGGGGTCGGGCGGGCGCCGCTCGCTTCGCCCCGCATCGTGCATCGCGCCGGCGTCGACCTTCACCCGCTCGACGTCGCCGACCAGGATGACCGGCGCTGGCTCGAGGCGCTGCTGCCGCCCGACCGCGCCGATCGGCTCGGCCGGCTCCGCGCCGCCATCGGGACGGCGCGGGATGCGCGCACGAGCGGCGAGGTCGCGGTCGCCCTCCGGGAGGGAGACGCCCTCGCCGCGCTGCCGGCGCTCCTCGACGAGGCGCCCGCGGGCGCCGTGCCGGTCGTGGTCTCGCTCGGGACGCTCGTCTACCTCCCGCCGGCGGATCGGGAGGCGGTGGTGCGGATCGCGCGCGAGCGCGGAGCGCGGCTCGTGACGCTCGAGGGCCGCGGGGTGCTGCCGGAGGTCGCGACGCGCGCCGCGGCGCTCGACTGCCCGGAGCCGAGCGGCTACCTGCTCGCGCTCGACGGCATCCCGCTGGCCTGCGCGAGCCCGCACGGCGACCGGATCTCCTGGCTGAGCTGAGCCGGGGTCGGGCGTCCCGCGCGACGCGCCGCCGCGCGCCCGCCCGGCCCGCGTCGACGGGCCTAGGATCGCGGCAGACCGGAGGACTCACGTGAGCGCTGCGCCCGAGACCGCGCCCGCGGCCGCCCAGGCCGAGGGGCTCGACGAGCGCGCCATCGCCCTCCTCGACTTCGAGCGCCGCTGGGTCGAGCGCCGCGGCGCGAAGGAGGCCGCCGTCCGCGCGGAGCTGGGCCTCACCGCGCCCAGGTACTATCAGCTCCTGTACGCGCTGATCGACACCCCGGCAGCGCTCGCCCATGACCCGATGCTCGTGCGGCGCCTCCAGCGGATCCGCGAGGCGCGGACGCAGGCGCGGGCGGTGCGCCGCTTCGGCGGCGGCCGATCCACCGACCAGGACGACACCCACTGAGCATGCCGAGCTTCCCGCGAGACCAGTTCGACGAGCCGAGCCCCGAGCACGCGCGCGTCGGCGCCCATCGGGCGCCCAAGCCCCCCGGCCGCGGATGGATCGGCTTCGCCTGGGCCGCGCTCGCGACGGGCGTCCTCGTGGTGGGCGGCCTCTACGGCCTCTCGCGCTTCGACGAGAACTTCGCGCTCGAGCTCCCCGGCTTCGGCCAGGGCGAGCCGGCGGCGCCCGAGCCCAGCGTCTCCCAGGCGCCGGAGGTCCCGGCGATCACGGACCCGGCCGAGGTGCCCGACGAGCTCGACCTCTCGATCCTCGTGCTCAACGGGACGGCCACCGGCGGCCTCCAGGACGAGGCCGCCGACGCCCTCCGCGCCGAGAAGTGGCCGATCGGCTCGACCGCGAACTCCTCGAGCACCGACCAGGCGGAGACGATCGTCTACTACCGCTCCGCGGACTACGAGGGCGTGGCGAAGGGGCTCGTCGAGCAGCTCGGCGTCGGCCGCACGCAGCTCTCCGACGCCTTCCCGGGTGCCCCCGTGACGATCGTCGTGGGCGCCGACTACGCGCCGGCCGGCTGAGCGGGCACCCCGCGAGCGGGCGTCGAGCCCGGCCCGTGTTTCGGGCATGTTTCATTCGTGTTGATTTCTCGGCATCCCGCCGGATCTTGCCCGATCTGTGACGTTTCGCGGCACGTGGTCGGGCTACGATCAGCGCAATGACGGGCCCGCACCCAGGGCCCGCGGCGGGCCTCACCCTCGGTCCGGCGAGCACAGCACAGGGAGTTGCACATGGCGAACGGGACCGTGAAGTGGTTCAACGCGGAGAAGGGCTACGGATTCATCACCGTCGACGGCGACGGGCAGGATGTCTTCGTCCACTACTCCGCGATCGACATGACGGGCTACAAGGTCCTCGAGGAGGGCCAGGCGGTCGTCTTCGAGGTCGGCACGGGCTCGAAGGGCCCGCAGGCGGAGGCCGTCCGCCCGGCCTGAGCCGGTCCGCGGCGGCCTTCGCGGGCTGGTCGCGGCACGTCGATCACGACGCCGTCCGAGTGATCGGGCGGCGTCGTCGTGCGTCCGGCGGGCCGCCCCCGGGCGGCTTGCACTCGCTCTGGGCGAGTGCCAGAATGGCTCCTGGCACTCCCGGATGCGGAGTGCCAATCGATGCTCTGGACGTCCGGGAGGGACGAGAACAACCAATGGCCAAGATCATTGCTTTCAACGAGGAGGCCCGTCGCGGCCTCGAGCGCGGCCTCAACACGCTCGCCGACGCCGTCAAGGTGACCCTCGGCCCGCGCGGCCGCAACGTCGTGCTCGAGAAGAAGTGGGGCGCCCCCACCATCACGAACGACGGCGTCTCCATCGCCAAGGAGATCGAGCTCGACGACCCGTACGAGAAGATCGGCGCCGAGCTCGTCAAGGAGGTCGCCAAGAAGACCGACGACGTCGCGGGCGACGGCACCACCACCTCCGTCGTGCTCGCTCAGGCGCTCGTGCGCGAGGGCCTCCGCAACGTCGCCGCCGGCGCCGACCCCGTCAGCCTCAAGCGCGGCATCGAGAAGGCCGTCAAGGCCGTCGAGACCGAGCTCGTCGGGCAGGCCAAGGAGATCGAGACCAAGGACGAGATCGCGGCGACCGCCTCCATCTCGGCGGCGGACCCGGAGATCGGCGAGCTCATCGCCGAGGCGATCGACAAGGTCGGCAAGGAGGGCGTCGTCACCGTCGAGGAGTCGAACACCTTCGGCACGACGCTCGAGCTCACCGAGGGCATGCGCTTCGACAAGGGCTACCTGTCGCAGTACTTCGTCACGGACCCGGAGCGCCAGGAGGCGGTCTTCGAGGACCCGTACATCCTCATCGTCAACTCGAAGATCTCGGCGATCAAGGACCTGCTCCCCGTCGTCGACAAGGTCATCCAGGACGGCAAGCAGCTCCTCATCATCGCGGAGGACGTCGACGGCGAGGCGCTCGCGACGCTCGTCGTGAACAAGATCCGCGGCATCTTCAAGTCGGTCGCCGTCAAGGCCCCCGGCTTCGGCGACCGCCGCAAGGCGCAGCTCGCGGACATCGCGATCCTCACCGGCGGCCAGGTCATCTCCGAGGAGGTCGGCCTCAAGCTCGAGAACGCGACCCTCGACCTGCTCGGCAAGGCGCGCAAGGTCATCGTCACGAAGGACGAGACCACGATCGTCGAGGGCGCCGGCTCGGCGGACGCGATCGCCGGCCGCGTCAAGCAGATCCGCGCCGAGATCGACAACACCGACTCGGACTACGACCGCGAGAAGCTCCAGGAGCGCCTCGCGAAGCTCGCGGGCGGCGTCGCCGTCATCAAGGCGGGCGCCGCGACCGAGGTCGAGCTCAAGGAGCGCAAGCACCGCATCGAGGACGCCGTCCGCAACGCGAAGGCGGCCGTCGAGGAGGGCATCGTCGCCGGTGGCGGCGTGGCCCTCATCCAGGCCGGTGCCAAGGCCTTCGACTCCATCGAGCTCTCGGGCGACGAGGCGACGGGCGCGAACATCGTCAAGGTCGCGATCGACGCGCCGCTCAAGCAGATCGCGCTCAACGCCGGTCTCGAGCCGGGTGTCGTCGTCGACAAGGTCCGCAACCTCCCCGTCGGCCAGGGCCTCAACGCCGCGACCGGGGAGTACGTCGACATGCTCGCCGCGGGCATCAACGACCCGGTGAAGGTGACCCGCTCGGCGCTGCTCAACGCGGCCTCGATCGCCGGCCTCTTCCTCACCACCGAGGCCGTCGTCGCCGACAAGCCCGAGAAGAACCCGGCCCCGGCCGGCGACCCCACCGGCGGCATGGACTTCTGATCCACCCGTCGGCGGCCGTCTCGGTCTGCTGAAGCCTGGGGCCCCATCCGAATGCGGATGGGGCCCCTTGCGCTTGCCGGGGCGGCTTTGCAAGGCTCGAGAACCGGCACAGGAGGGGGACGCCATCATGAGGAACGCCACCATGCGCGCCGCGCGCGGCACGGGGATGCCGCGCCCGGCGCTCGCGCTCGCGGCGCTGCTCGGCGCCGCGGGCCTCGCGCTCGCCGGCTGCACGCCGGAGGCGCCCGAGCCCATGCCGGCGCCGACCGCGACGCCCTCCGATTCGGCGTCGCCGGCGCCCGAGCCGACCGTGAGCGCCACGAGCGAGCCCGGCGAGAAGGTCTCCGGCACGCGCTACACCTCGATCGACGCCTTCAAGAAGGATGTCGCGGCGGCGACCGGGGTCGACTGCGGCGTGTTCGAGCAGGTCGACGAGATCCCGGCCGCGAGCGCGAGCGGCTGGTGCAGCGGCGACATCTGGGGCCTCTCGCTCTACGAGAGCGCGGCCGAGCGCAACAGCGTGCTCGAGGAGGCGAAGTCGGGTGCCGGGGGGCGGCCGTTCCTCGTCGGGCCGAACTGGATCCTGGCCGGCAACGAGATGTTCACGGAGATCGAGTTCGGGCTCGTGCAGGAGCAGCTCGACGGGCTGT
The Homoserinibacter sp. YIM 151385 DNA segment above includes these coding regions:
- a CDS encoding nitroreductase family protein codes for the protein MSREPRPAAAAMLRRRSQSSVTEEAPGRKELLRLIEAAGSVADHSALHPWRIIELRGKARRRLGEALAEAEGGAGNAVEKQVRKARRAPLVLAIVFSPKPSRKVPDWEQEAVASGVAHALSLVLDEAGWGVFWRTGLQTRSRPVHRAHRLEPQEELLGWLYVGGRGERQARARKPIRAARFLSRLTG
- the msrB gene encoding peptide-methionine (R)-S-oxide reductase MsrB, with amino-acid sequence MGYDVEKSDEQWREELTPEQYKVLREAGTERAWTGELLDEARAGLYTCAACDAELFKSGTKFDSGCGWPSFYDSVDPEAVQLIEDRSLGMVRTEVRCARCGSHLGHVFDDGFGTPTGLRYCMNSLSLGFQAE
- a CDS encoding DUF2332 domain-containing protein, which produces MPDPRTAAWYERAATRDLLGHSAVHVAWAAGVAGDAEVLERIERLPLPQRQPSLLFSLAGWLGAPGGADYPAFRDWLLEAWPRLEAAAPGRTTQTNEVMRCAPLLAALDRIPGDLALLEIGASAGLCLLPDRYGIRFDGAAPLGPGEPRLDCTTTGVGRAPLASPRIVHRAGVDLHPLDVADQDDRRWLEALLPPDRADRLGRLRAAIGTARDARTSGEVAVALREGDALAALPALLDEAPAGAVPVVVSLGTLVYLPPADREAVVRIARERGARLVTLEGRGVLPEVATRAAALDCPEPSGYLLALDGIPLACASPHGDRISWLS
- a CDS encoding DUF3263 domain-containing protein, translating into MSAAPETAPAAAQAEGLDERAIALLDFERRWVERRGAKEAAVRAELGLTAPRYYQLLYALIDTPAALAHDPMLVRRLQRIREARTQARAVRRFGGGRSTDQDDTH
- a CDS encoding LytR C-terminal domain-containing protein, with translation MPSFPRDQFDEPSPEHARVGAHRAPKPPGRGWIGFAWAALATGVLVVGGLYGLSRFDENFALELPGFGQGEPAAPEPSVSQAPEVPAITDPAEVPDELDLSILVLNGTATGGLQDEAADALRAEKWPIGSTANSSSTDQAETIVYYRSADYEGVAKGLVEQLGVGRTQLSDAFPGAPVTIVVGADYAPAG
- a CDS encoding cold-shock protein, yielding MANGTVKWFNAEKGYGFITVDGDGQDVFVHYSAIDMTGYKVLEEGQAVVFEVGTGSKGPQAEAVRPA
- the groL gene encoding chaperonin GroEL (60 kDa chaperone family; promotes refolding of misfolded polypeptides especially under stressful conditions; forms two stacked rings of heptamers to form a barrel-shaped 14mer; ends can be capped by GroES; misfolded proteins enter the barrel where they are refolded when GroES binds); amino-acid sequence: MAKIIAFNEEARRGLERGLNTLADAVKVTLGPRGRNVVLEKKWGAPTITNDGVSIAKEIELDDPYEKIGAELVKEVAKKTDDVAGDGTTTSVVLAQALVREGLRNVAAGADPVSLKRGIEKAVKAVETELVGQAKEIETKDEIAATASISAADPEIGELIAEAIDKVGKEGVVTVEESNTFGTTLELTEGMRFDKGYLSQYFVTDPERQEAVFEDPYILIVNSKISAIKDLLPVVDKVIQDGKQLLIIAEDVDGEALATLVVNKIRGIFKSVAVKAPGFGDRRKAQLADIAILTGGQVISEEVGLKLENATLDLLGKARKVIVTKDETTIVEGAGSADAIAGRVKQIRAEIDNTDSDYDREKLQERLAKLAGGVAVIKAGAATEVELKERKHRIEDAVRNAKAAVEEGIVAGGGVALIQAGAKAFDSIELSGDEATGANIVKVAIDAPLKQIALNAGLEPGVVVDKVRNLPVGQGLNAATGEYVDMLAAGINDPVKVTRSALLNAASIAGLFLTTEAVVADKPEKNPAPAGDPTGGMDF